In Mustela lutreola isolate mMusLut2 chromosome 1, mMusLut2.pri, whole genome shotgun sequence, one genomic interval encodes:
- the LOC131820571 gene encoding olfactory receptor 8B8-like — MASGNASFVTKFILVGLTDLPDLQLPLFCLFLVTYMVTVLGNLGLLTLIKLNAHLHTPMYFFLFNLSFIDLCYSSVFTPKMLINFTSKKNIISYRGCMTQLYFFCFFAVSEAYVLTSMAYDRYVAICNPLLYNVAMSPKVCSILILGSYLVSFLDAMAHTGCMLRLTFCDANTINHYLCDIFPLLQLSCTSTYVNELVVFILEGINVIVPTITIFVSYGFILSSILRISSTEGRSKAFSTCSSHIIAVSLFFGSGVFMYLQPSSAGSMDEGKISSVFYTNVVPLMNPFIYSLRNKDIKCAVRKTFSKRQF; from the coding sequence ATGGCTTCTGGAAATGCTTCTTTTGTGACCAAATTCATTCTTGTGGGGCTAACAGACCTACCAGATCTCCAGCTCCCTCTGTTCTGCCTGTTTCTAGTCACTTACATGGTCACTGTGTTGGGAAATTTGGGTTTGTTGACCCTAATCAAGCTGAATGCACATCtgcacacccccatgtactttttcctcttcAATTTGTCCTTCATAGATCTCTGTTATTCTTCTGTGTTTACACCCAAAATGCTGATTAACTTCACATCAAAGAAGAATATTATCTCCTACAGGGGATGCATGACCCAgctttactttttctgtttttttgctgTTTCTGAAGCTTATGTGCTGACATCAATGGCCTAtgatcgctatgtggccatctgtaacccacTCTTATATAATGTTGCCATGTCTCCCAAAGTGTGTTCCATCCTTATACTTGGTTCATACTTGGTGTCATTTTTGGATGCCATGGCTCACACTGGATGCATGCTGAGACTGACCTTCTGTGATGCAAACACCATCAACCATTATTTGTGTGATATCTTCCCTCTGCTCCAGCTCTCCTGCACCAGTACCTACGTGAATGAGCTGGTGGTTTTCATTTTAGAGGGTATCAATGTGATTGTGCCCACTATTACCATctttgtctcttatggtttcatCCTGTCCAGCATCCTGCGCATCAGCTCCACTGAGGGCAGGTCCAAAGCCTTCAGCACGTGCAGTTCCCACATAAttgctgtttctctcttctttggaTCAGGTGTGTTTATGTATCTTCAACCATCTTCTGCTGGGTCTATGGATGAGGGAAAAATCTCCTCTGTCTTTTATACCAATGTGGTTCCCTTGATGAACCCTTTCATTTACAGCTTGAGAAACAAAGACATTAAATGTGCTGTGAGAAAAACTTTCAGCAAGAGACAGTTTTGA